The Raphanus sativus cultivar WK10039 chromosome 2, ASM80110v3, whole genome shotgun sequence DNA segment CATAGGCAGAGGAGGCAGCAGCAAGGTTTATAGAGGCTGTTTGTCAAATGGAAGAGAGGTTGCTGTGAAGATCCTCAAGCAAACAGAAGATGTCTTGAATGATTTCGTCGCGGAGATCGAGATTATCACAACTCTACTCCATAAGAACATTATCTCCCTATTAGGCTTTTGCTTTGAAGACAAGAACCTATTGCTTGTATACAATTATCTCTCAAGAGGAAGCCTAGAAGAGAATCTTCATGGTAACAAGAAAGATCTGCTTGCATTCCAGTGGAGAGAGAGGTACAAAGTGGCTGTGGGAGTAGCTGAGGCGTTAGACTATCTGCACAACAGTGCTTCACAACCCGTCATACACAGAGATGTCAAGTCATCAAACATACTGTTGTCTGATGATTTTGAGCCTCAGCTTTCTGATTTTGGGCTTGCGAGGTGGGCGTCTATATCTACAACTCACATAGTCTGCTCAGACGTTGCAGGAACCTTTGGGTATGGAAGAGTCCTGTTCTTTTTTTCAGCTGATGTTTCTTGAAAGTTCTTGGCtaatcttgtttttttctttgtttgatgcAGCTACTTGGCTCCAGAGTACTTCATGTATGGTAAGGTGAATGATAAGATAGATGTGTATGCATTCGGCGTTGTTCTACTCGAGCTGCTCTCTGGAAGAAGACCTATTAGCAGTGGATGTCCAAAGGGACAAGAGAGTCTTGTCATGTGGGTATGTGTTTTGCATTTGCTGCATAATAGTATGTTCTCTGCTGCTCTTGTTGAAACAAGAATGTGTGTAATGGTCATGTACAGGCCAAACCAATTCTAGAAGATGGGAAGTACTCTCAGTTGTTAGACCCGAGTTTGCAGATTAACAACAATGGTGATCAAATGCAGAGGATGGTGTTAGCTGCTACTCTCTGTATTCGACGTAGCCCTCAAGCTAGACCGAAGATGAGCAGTGTAAGTCATGTTCTTTTTAATCTAATCATAGTACCTATATGCAGTTGTCTTAACGAGTATGGAATGATTCAGGTCTTAAAGCTGCTAAAAGGCGATGAAGACACGCTCAAGTGGGCAATGCAACAATTGAGTAGTAGCTCCTCAGATGAAGCAGAGATGCTTGAGGATGAGCAAAACCAAAGATCTGACTTGCAGTTACACCTCAACCTTGCGCTTCTTGATGTTGAAGATGACTCTGTCTCCATGGGTAGCTTCGAGCAAGGCGTTGTCTCTGTGGAAGAGTATCTTAAAGGCAGGACAAGCCGTTCTTCAAGCTTTGACTAAACCCCCCCCCCCAAAGTTTTACTGAAACTATGTATTATATGTGAGACTGGTGGTGGGATTTGTAGGGTTCTTTCTTTTTAGCCCTCATACCTCACCTGGTTTAGGATTGTGATTGTAGTTTTCAATTGTTGTTTTCACAATTTTTCATTcttttgaagtttgtttttgtGTAAACTTGtggtaataaaataaaagagaaaatagtATCAACAAAGTATTACATATCTTTTCTTTAGACCACTACACTGCAATTAAAGacttttaaaatgataattagAGTGGTTTGGAGTCTTAAAACTACTACTACCTAAAAGATAAATAGATAATTGCAATAGTCTTTGAGTTCAGTGAAGAAGACTTAGTGTTGGTGCTGCCTTACTTGATGATGCATACAATGTCTCTGCATTCTCTCATCACACGTGCTTCGTGCAGCCATGGTTTGAATGCACCTTCAAGAACTATGTTCTGCAACAGGATGCAAAATCATACAAGACATTAATACATGAGTTTCATGACACCAATGCACACAGAGACTTGCACATGTTGTATCCAAAAAGATTAGTCCATGCAACAGAAAGCTGTACCtccaagtaaaagaaaaagcCGCGCAATAGGTTCAAAGCTCTAGATTCATCCTTAGCGTGACGAGAACTACGAAACACACGCTTGAAGTCTGCatataatcaaacaaaaaaggCAAAACTGAAAGAGATTGACAAAGATTCATACATACACACCATTCCTTAGCCAGTAGTAATCAAGATTATATTTTACCAGGATACCGGTCAAGATAGGAAGGGCCTAACTGGTGATCAACGTTATATTCAATCTCTCTTCCATCTCGTAGTTGCCTAGACCGAGTCAGATGTTTCTTATGTGATACCTCAAGAAAGCGTTGCTTGAACTCGTTTTTATCATAGGGCTGTCTGAGAATCTCCAGTAGCTTCTTGCTAAAGGTAGAGTTGAACATATCTTCAAGCTCAATACGGTCTTCAAGAtcctttagaaaaaaaaatgtcaataaATCAAGAATGAGAAAGGACATAGAAAGTAAAGAGAGGTTTTCACATACAATCACTTTGCCGTCTTTGTTTGCTTCAAATGGGGAAGGGCCTCCATCAGAAAACGGACAGTTGCTGACTGCAATAATATCAGGATCTGATAAAGGTACTGAGGCTTTCTCAGGCTTCAGTTCAATGACAGTAACAGAGTTTCTCAGATACGCTAGGAAATAGTCATAGCTTTTATCCATTAAGTTCTTGTGAGCTTTGAAGCTGTGAAGCAAGCTGTCTTTCACATGACTTGTAGACTTTGGTTTAGCCTTGTCCTTGTAcacttctttcttttgtttggtgTCTTCTTTGTTAACCCAGTTCTGATCAGTCTTGAGTCTTTTTGAAGCTCTGAAAATCTCATGAGGCTTTGCCTTTCTCCTTTCACTATAACTCTCTTCATTCTCCATCTTGCTGGCTTTGAAATCGATCTTGGTCACACAACCCTTCTTCCCTTGTGGAGCATCTTTGGTGGTGTTAACCACTGGGATGATCTTCTCAGCCTTCAGTCTCTTTGAAGCTCTGAACATTGCATTACTTTCGTTGAGTGTCTTTGGCTTCCTTCCTCGTCTAGTAACTTCTTTCTCTTGATTTGTCTCTTTGACATCACTTGTATGCTCTACTTTGATAGTCTTCTTGTGCAGAAAgacttctttctctttcttggTGTCTTTGCCACCATAAGTTCTATGCTCTAACTTGATAGTGCTCTTGGTGGACATATcagtcttcttctttctctgtagAGGGGCTTCTTTCTTTTGTTGGATGTCTTTGCTTCTATGCTCTGCTTTGATAGGAATCTTAGTCATAGCAATCTTCCTTCCTCTTAGAACAACATCTTTCCTGAAGACAGTTGACTTATGATCTTCTTTACGAGTCCCACTCTCCAACTTCTTTGAAACGAAAGGAGGAGGCTCTGATCTTATTCTCCTTCCTCTACGCTTCACTTCCTTATCAGTAGTGTACGTAATACGCAGTGGAGAAGCCTCCCTCTCAAGCAAATGAGGATGGTGGTGATTGCTTTCCTTAAAGATCGTCAAGTACTTCATATAGTCTAGATCATACTCCACATCATCAGCGCAAACAATCTGCATATTACTTCTAGCGTCGAGTGGCTTGGGTGGTGAATCCACTTCACCGCCACGAAGAGCCAGCATTCTACCGAGATCTATTAGTTTCCTCTTCACAGCTGTCCTGCCCAGCTTAGAGCTGTTCGGTTTCCTCATCCTGAAAAACAAGCATTGACAACaacaacataagaaaaaaaacatgaaactgATCAGACTCAAACACATCAAACATAAGataactaataaaaaacagCATACAACAAGTGTTTCACCACACCATAATGtgtaaagaaaatgaaaaatttctaattttttttttttgtaattctaGTAGATGAAAGTAAGGTAAACACTAATATAGTAAATCTGAGGCTAGAAACTAATCACAAAGCTCAATTACTTAACCTAATGGTACAACATTGAGCCCAAAACCTCAAGAACAGCACACAATTAATGATGCTTCGCCACACCAAAAGGTGTCAAGAGAATGAGAAAGTTTTAACCTTTTTTGTAATTCTAGCTGATGAAAGCAAAGCTATTACACAAACACAGTTCCCAAGAGAAATTACTATTTTAAGAAACCAAAGACCGAAACTTTCTTTATTGCAAAACAATTTGTGAGCTCTTTCAGAGTGAAATCAAGACACTTTCGGGTGATTAAAGACCAATTCAAAGATGGGTAATGCTTAGAATCGAAAGATAAGCTAAGCTCACAAAAACCCTAGAAGTGAAATTCGTAATCTGTAAGAACAAACAAAGACCCACTCTTGTATGACATCTAAACAAACAGAAATTAGCTTACTTTACTTAAGAATCAAAATGGTGTGGATTTGGTCTCTTCTTCGCCTGGATTCGTCTTCGCTCACTGTAAATGCATGATTCGAAAAAACTCAGAGCCGTTCCGTTCCTTCTGACTCTAAACTATACTTACGCGCTATTTTTGTGTTAAGTACCCTATATGGGCCGATATAGTGGCTTTAAAACATAAGGCCCAATAAAGGTTTTATCTCACAGTCTATCAATATAAGTccataatattttaatgattttatactattgaatttatttatctaaGTTTTAAACtgataaatatgaataaaacacatgaaaaaaattataattattctattggtaaatttatttttatctgatactatataaatgtaaattgCTAGTTTTCACTTGATTTTATTTCTATACAAGTACATATTTTGTGGGGACGAGTTCACCACTGAAAGGCATGTGGTTATGTACGAGATCTCTAAAGTCAGCAAGTCAAAAGAATACATAACTGAGAGTTGTACACTTAGATCATCAAACCATTGCTTCGAAAGGGAAATGTGCTTGTCATGAAAGCTGAGTCGCACGTTTTATGTTTCCGGCTATCTAGAGCTTGACTGTTAGGCTGTAAACATTGTTCCCATAAGTGGACTGAGCACCTTGCCAGTTATATATGAGACTCTCACCAAGATTGCGGGCTTGTAGCTAGGGACTATACGCGActaaaaacttatatatatatgtgtatgtatacaAAGTGTataatatactccctctgttttttaaagatccatgttttaggaaaaaaaattgttttaaaaagatacttcctctgttttttaaagatgtatgttttggtgttttcacacatattaagaaaatacattaactatacatcatttttagaaattatcaaattccaatgcattttaaccaatagtctttcaataaattcaattaattttattgaaatttgcaatttttgtataggaaacataaaaaatacatctttgtgaaacaatttattttcctaaaacatctatctttaaaaaacagagggaatacattttttactttttcaatgtattatttaatgaaaatctgttaacttcgagaaaattaattgtgtttattggatttttattggttaaatattatggaaaattgttattcacaaaaatcaatgcatttttaatgtgatttcttaatactccctctgttttttattgtaggtatttttggcaaaaatAGTTTGTTTCACAATGTAAGTAGTTTACATATTTCAATGTAACTTTTCATTTATTGGATATTGTATGACCAATGAAATAATGCTAGGTTTTTAATAATTGGTTGAATTGAttgattaaataattttgttttaaaaaataacaactcctaaatatttgtgattttaaccaaaactacttacaattaaaaacagagggagtatatgtgAAAAGtaatgtatctttaaaaaacagaaggagtatataTTAGGTGTATCATTGAATAAGTAGTGCAATAATtcctaaatattaaatatggCATCACCATATACTCTTCTGGGAAATCTTCATTTTGGAATgataaatctatcttattaaaacagaaacattctgttggacctaacatttattttgtaagtttttaaattaaatacacatttatactttatagttaaacctacattaaatcactaatgttactttctttatactactatccatgtttccaaacaatatacatatttctttgtactactatcaatgttttcaaacaatatatttttatacta contains these protein-coding regions:
- the LOC108843148 gene encoding uncharacterized protein LOC108843148 produces the protein MRKPNSSKLGRTAVKRKLIDLGRMLALRGGEVDSPPKPLDARSNMQIVCADDVEYDLDYMKYLTIFKESNHHHPHLLEREASPLRITYTTDKEVKRRGRRIRSEPPPFVSKKLESGTRKEDHKSTVFRKDVVLRGRKIAMTKIPIKAEHRSKDIQQKKEAPLQRKKKTDMSTKSTIKLEHRTYGGKDTKKEKEVFLHKKTIKVEHTSDVKETNQEKEVTRRGRKPKTLNESNAMFRASKRLKAEKIIPVVNTTKDAPQGKKGCVTKIDFKASKMENEESYSERRKAKPHEIFRASKRLKTDQNWVNKEDTKQKKEVYKDKAKPKSTSHVKDSLLHSFKAHKNLMDKSYDYFLAYLRNSVTVIELKPEKASVPLSDPDIIAVSNCPFSDGGPSPFEANKDGKVIDLEDRIELEDMFNSTFSKKLLEILRQPYDKNEFKQRFLEVSHKKHLTRSRQLRDGREIEYNVDHQLGPSYLDRYPDFKRVFRSSRHAKDESRALNLLRGFFFYLENIVLEGAFKPWLHEARVMRECRDIVCIIK